The following are encoded together in the Elusimicrobiota bacterium genome:
- a CDS encoding nucleotidyltransferase family protein, with translation MKTLNEIKKIIQAHKTELHDKYKVKKIGVFGSYVRNTQTPRSDIDILVSFNEAISLLKLAGLEIFLEDILGVKTEVVPKEDIRRELKKNILRNVVYL, from the coding sequence ATGAAAACCCTCAACGAAATCAAAAAAATAATACAAGCACATAAAACTGAATTGCACGACAAATATAAAGTCAAAAAAATTGGTGTTTTTGGTTCATATGTCAGGAACACACAAACCCCAAGAAGCGATATTGATATTCTGGTTAGTTTTAACGAGGCCATAAGCCTTCTAAAACTAGCGGGATTGGAAATATTTCTGGAAGATATTTTGGGGGTTAAAACGGAAGTTGTCCCAAAAGAAGATATCCGACGGGAATTGAAAAAAAATATTTTACGGAATGTGGTTTATTTATGA